In the genome of Streptomyces sp. V2I9, one region contains:
- a CDS encoding ThiF family adenylyltransferase, with the protein MYPMLKPALRRAWRGRNTVQFGVTPAHAVALGPVDLATGSFLELLDGTRGLPLLHEEARALDLSEHHVDVLLRRLTEAGLLDDPRAAGPEADVLRRRAEVMDRQRPDVASLSVVRPEPGGGLRRMAARRQMRVQVRGAGRVGASIASVLSGAGVGRVDVLDGGRTELWDVAPGGLPPAAVGERRDVAARRLVRRSAPGPGPRRRTGEAGVVREEKPDVETVMPGVPGMSEVGASRSWRMGASGSGAPGSGVAGTAASGVGVSGSGAPGARTGMGLGRAAGAGEPAVSLIVVAPRDGLAVYAPAADTAAPWIASGTPHLYAGVIEATGVVGPLVLPGGTGCAGCLELHRADRDPQWPRMLAQWRSGRRGAVPACDLALAAAVAGLASAHALAFLDGDLPASTGARWEAALPLLDWRSEPIGPHADCSCGAAGATERDRPSTAVRAQDTMAG; encoded by the coding sequence ATGTATCCGATGCTGAAGCCCGCGCTGCGTCGCGCCTGGCGTGGACGGAACACCGTGCAGTTCGGTGTGACGCCCGCGCATGCCGTGGCACTGGGTCCGGTGGACCTTGCCACGGGGAGCTTCCTGGAACTGCTCGACGGTACGCGCGGCCTGCCGCTGCTGCACGAGGAGGCTCGCGCACTGGACCTGTCGGAGCATCACGTCGATGTACTGCTCCGCCGGTTGACGGAGGCCGGGCTCCTCGACGATCCGAGGGCGGCGGGCCCGGAAGCCGATGTGCTGCGCCGTCGGGCCGAGGTGATGGACCGCCAGCGCCCCGACGTGGCCTCCCTGTCGGTGGTACGGCCCGAGCCCGGTGGCGGGCTGCGCCGGATGGCGGCCCGGCGGCAGATGCGGGTCCAGGTCAGGGGGGCGGGACGGGTCGGGGCGTCCATCGCCTCGGTGCTGTCCGGTGCGGGGGTGGGGCGGGTGGACGTGCTCGACGGGGGCCGGACGGAGCTCTGGGACGTGGCGCCCGGGGGCCTTCCCCCGGCGGCCGTGGGGGAACGGCGCGATGTGGCGGCCCGCCGCCTCGTCCGCCGTTCGGCACCCGGACCCGGACCCCGCCGGAGGACGGGCGAGGCCGGGGTGGTCCGGGAGGAGAAGCCCGACGTGGAGACGGTGATGCCAGGGGTGCCGGGGATGTCGGAGGTGGGGGCGTCGCGGTCGTGGAGGATGGGCGCGTCCGGGTCGGGAGCGCCGGGGTCAGGAGTGGCGGGTACGGCCGCGTCAGGGGTGGGCGTGTCGGGCTCGGGCGCGCCGGGGGCGCGGACCGGGATGGGGCTCGGCCGGGCGGCGGGCGCCGGGGAGCCCGCCGTGTCTCTGATCGTCGTCGCGCCACGGGACGGGCTGGCGGTGTACGCGCCCGCCGCCGATACGGCCGCCCCCTGGATCGCGTCGGGTACACCTCATCTCTACGCGGGGGTGATCGAGGCCACCGGGGTGGTCGGCCCGCTCGTCCTGCCCGGAGGCACCGGCTGCGCGGGGTGCCTGGAACTGCACCGTGCGGACCGGGATCCGCAGTGGCCCCGGATGCTGGCGCAGTGGCGTTCCGGGAGGCGGGGCGCGGTGCCCGCATGCGACCTGGCGCTCGCGGCGGCGGTCGCCGGGCTGGCCTCGGCCCATGCCCTGGCGTTTCTGGATGGGGACCTCCCTGCCAGCACCGGGGCGCGGTGGGAGGCTGCTCTGCCGCTGCTGGACTGGCGTTCCGAGCCCATCGGCCCGCACGCGGACTGCTCCTGCGGGGCGGCCGGAGCGACTGAGCGGGATCGGCCCTCCACCGCTGTTCGGGCGCAGGACACAATGGCGGGGTGA
- a CDS encoding M48 family metallopeptidase yields MPADPLPGLAGEIPTRGPGGSARGAGAEGYPPRGAATSAVEVRRSTRRRKSVSAYREGDRTIVLIPARMSQAEERRWVGVMLDKLAARESRRVPGDTELSERAARLSAQYFEGRARPVSVRWVTNQNTRWGSCTPAEGSIRLSHRLHGMPEYVIDYVLLHELAHLLVPGHGPEFWRLLEAYPRTERARGYLEGVVAAGRLPHPPAAREE; encoded by the coding sequence GTGCCTGCCGACCCGTTGCCCGGCCTCGCCGGAGAGATCCCCACCCGCGGCCCCGGAGGCTCCGCGCGCGGTGCGGGTGCGGAGGGCTACCCGCCCCGTGGCGCCGCCACGAGCGCGGTCGAGGTCCGCAGGAGCACCCGGCGCAGGAAATCCGTCTCCGCCTACCGGGAGGGTGACCGCACGATCGTGCTCATCCCCGCCCGGATGTCGCAGGCGGAGGAACGGCGCTGGGTGGGCGTGATGCTGGACAAGCTGGCCGCCCGGGAAAGCAGGCGCGTGCCGGGCGACACCGAGCTGTCGGAGCGTGCCGCGCGGTTGTCCGCCCAGTATTTCGAGGGCCGCGCCCGGCCCGTATCGGTGCGCTGGGTGACCAACCAGAACACCCGCTGGGGCTCGTGCACCCCGGCCGAGGGCAGCATCAGGCTCTCGCACCGGCTGCACGGCATGCCGGAGTACGTCATCGACTACGTGCTCCTCCACGAACTGGCCCATCTGCTCGTTCCGGGGCACGGTCCGGAGTTCTGGCGGCTGCTGGAGGCGTACCCGCGCACCGAGCGCGCTCGGGGCTATCTGGAGGGTGTGGTGGCGGCCGGCCGGCTGCCCCACCCGCCCGCCGCCCGCGAGGAGTGA
- a CDS encoding dipeptidase translates to MSETPDSAVRTYTEQHRAAFLDDLAEWLRIPSVSAQPEHAGDVRRSAEWLSAKLRETGFPVTEIWETPGAPAVFAEWPSEDPDAPTVLVYGHHDVQPAARADGWATEPFEPVVRDGRMYGRGAADDKGQVFFHTLGVRAHLAATGRTTPAVTLKLLIEGEEESGSPHFRALAEQHAARLAADAVIVSDTGMWDEDTPTVCTGMRGLAECEIQLFGPAQDIHSGSFGGAVPNPATEIARLVAALHDEDGRVAVPGFYDGVTELTATERALFAELPFDEATWLRTARSGAASGEAGYSTLERVWARPTAEVNGIGGGYQGAGSKTIIPSSALAKISFRLVDGQDPERVQEAVTAWVASRVPAGVRHTIAFQPATRPCLTPLDHPALQAVARAMGRAFGRKILFTREGGSGPAADLRDVLGAPVLFLGISVPSDGWHAPDEKVELDLLLKGVETAAYLWDELATALS, encoded by the coding sequence ATGAGCGAGACCCCGGACAGCGCCGTCCGTACGTACACCGAACAGCACCGCGCGGCCTTCCTCGACGACCTCGCGGAGTGGCTGCGCATCCCGTCCGTCTCCGCGCAGCCGGAGCACGCCGGGGACGTACGGCGCAGCGCCGAGTGGCTGAGCGCCAAGCTCCGGGAGACCGGCTTCCCGGTCACCGAGATCTGGGAGACCCCCGGCGCCCCGGCGGTCTTCGCCGAGTGGCCCAGCGAGGACCCGGACGCCCCGACGGTCCTGGTCTACGGCCACCACGACGTCCAGCCCGCCGCCCGCGCGGACGGCTGGGCCACCGAGCCGTTCGAGCCGGTGGTCCGCGACGGCCGGATGTACGGACGCGGCGCGGCCGACGACAAGGGCCAGGTGTTCTTCCACACCCTCGGGGTCCGCGCCCACCTCGCCGCGACCGGCCGCACCACCCCCGCCGTCACCCTCAAGCTGCTGATCGAGGGGGAGGAGGAGTCGGGCTCCCCGCACTTCCGCGCCCTGGCCGAGCAGCACGCCGCCCGGCTCGCCGCCGACGCGGTGATCGTCTCCGACACCGGCATGTGGGACGAGGACACCCCGACCGTCTGCACGGGCATGCGCGGTCTCGCGGAGTGCGAGATCCAGCTGTTCGGACCGGCCCAGGACATCCACTCCGGATCGTTCGGCGGAGCCGTCCCCAACCCCGCCACCGAGATCGCCCGCCTCGTCGCCGCCCTCCACGACGAGGACGGCCGGGTCGCGGTCCCCGGCTTCTACGACGGGGTCACCGAGCTCACCGCCACCGAACGGGCCCTCTTCGCCGAGCTGCCCTTCGACGAGGCGACCTGGCTGCGCACCGCCAGGTCGGGGGCCGCGTCCGGCGAGGCCGGGTACTCCACGCTGGAACGCGTCTGGGCCCGCCCCACCGCCGAGGTCAACGGCATCGGCGGCGGATACCAGGGCGCCGGAAGCAAGACGATCATCCCCTCCTCCGCCCTGGCGAAGATCAGCTTCCGGCTGGTCGACGGCCAGGACCCCGAGCGCGTCCAGGAGGCGGTCACCGCCTGGGTCGCCTCCCGCGTCCCGGCGGGCGTCCGGCACACCATCGCCTTCCAGCCCGCCACCCGCCCCTGCCTGACCCCGCTGGACCACCCCGCCCTCCAGGCCGTGGCCCGCGCGATGGGCCGCGCCTTCGGCCGGAAGATCCTCTTCACCCGCGAGGGAGGATCGGGCCCCGCCGCCGACCTCCGGGACGTGCTCGGCGCCCCCGTCCTCTTCCTCGGCATCTCCGTACCCTCCGACGGCTGGCACGCGCCCGACGAGAAGGTCGAGCTGGACCTCCTGCTGAAGGGCGTGGAGACGGCGGCGTACCTCTGGGACGAGCTGGCCACCGCACTGAGCTGA
- a CDS encoding glutaredoxin domain-containing protein: MAGTVTMYSTTWCGYCRRLKSQMDREGIAYNEVNIEHDPESAAFVEKANGGNQTVPTLLIVSPSGTESVMTNPSLAQVKQALAA; this comes from the coding sequence ATGGCGGGCACTGTGACGATGTACAGCACCACCTGGTGCGGCTACTGCCGCCGGCTGAAGAGCCAGATGGACCGTGAGGGCATCGCGTACAACGAGGTCAACATCGAGCACGACCCGGAGTCGGCCGCTTTCGTCGAGAAGGCGAATGGCGGAAACCAGACGGTCCCGACGCTGCTGATCGTGTCCCCCTCGGGCACCGAGTCGGTCATGACGAACCCGTCGCTGGCCCAGGTGAAGCAGGCGCTGGCCGCCTGA
- a CDS encoding AarF/ABC1/UbiB kinase family protein, protein MSDLPRKAVTRTAKLAALPLGFAGRATWGLGKRIGGKSAELVAREVQQRTADQLFKTLGELKGGAMKLGQALSVFESALPEEVAGPYRAALTKLQEAAPPLPARTVHGVLAERIGEDWRDCFLEFEDTPAAAASIGQVHRAVWHDGREVAVKVQYPGAGEALLSDLAQLSRFARLLGPLVPGMDIKPLIKELRERVSEELDYALEAQAQQEHAAEFADDPDVVIPRVVHQSDQVLVTEWIDGIPLSEVIAEGTEEQRNRAGQLLARFLFSGPARTGLLHADPHPGNFRLLPAKEGDPADAWRLGVLDFGTVDRLPGGLPRNIGDSLRLTLEGDAAGVYRLLREEGFVKESIDLDPDAVLDYLLPIIEPTRVEEFTFTRGWLREQAAQIADLRSPAHQLGRQLNLPPSYVLIHRVTLSTIGVLCQLGATVRMRDELEAWLPGFLVEEEALDAVDAGYADEEGDPERAGDAVEA, encoded by the coding sequence ATGTCTGATCTTCCCCGGAAGGCGGTAACGCGTACGGCCAAGCTGGCCGCGCTTCCGCTCGGCTTCGCCGGCCGTGCTACCTGGGGTCTGGGCAAGCGCATCGGCGGGAAGTCGGCCGAGCTGGTCGCCCGTGAGGTGCAGCAGCGCACGGCGGACCAATTGTTCAAGACCCTGGGCGAGCTGAAGGGCGGGGCCATGAAGTTGGGCCAGGCCCTGTCGGTCTTCGAATCGGCCCTGCCCGAGGAGGTCGCCGGCCCCTACCGCGCCGCGCTGACCAAGCTCCAGGAGGCGGCGCCGCCGCTGCCCGCGCGCACGGTCCACGGGGTGCTCGCCGAGCGGATCGGCGAGGACTGGCGGGACTGCTTCCTGGAGTTCGAGGACACACCGGCGGCGGCCGCCTCGATCGGGCAGGTGCACCGGGCGGTGTGGCACGACGGCCGTGAGGTCGCCGTGAAGGTGCAGTATCCGGGCGCGGGCGAGGCCCTGCTCTCCGACCTCGCCCAGCTCAGCCGTTTCGCCCGGCTGCTCGGACCCCTGGTTCCGGGGATGGACATCAAGCCGCTGATCAAGGAGCTTCGTGAGCGGGTCTCGGAGGAGCTGGACTACGCACTGGAGGCACAGGCGCAGCAGGAGCACGCGGCGGAGTTCGCGGACGACCCGGATGTGGTGATCCCCCGGGTGGTGCACCAGTCCGACCAGGTGCTGGTGACGGAGTGGATCGACGGGATTCCGCTCTCCGAGGTGATCGCGGAGGGGACGGAGGAACAGCGCAACCGTGCCGGTCAGTTGCTCGCCCGCTTCCTCTTCTCCGGACCGGCGCGCACCGGACTGCTCCATGCCGACCCGCACCCGGGCAACTTCCGGCTGCTGCCGGCGAAGGAGGGTGATCCGGCGGATGCGTGGCGGCTCGGGGTGCTGGACTTCGGCACGGTCGACAGGCTTCCGGGTGGGCTGCCGCGGAACATCGGCGACTCCTTGCGGCTGACGCTGGAGGGTGACGCGGCAGGGGTGTACCGGCTGTTGCGCGAAGAGGGCTTCGTGAAGGAGTCGATCGACCTGGACCCGGACGCGGTGCTCGACTACCTGCTCCCGATCATCGAGCCGACGCGGGTGGAGGAGTTCACCTTCACCCGTGGCTGGCTCCGCGAACAGGCGGCCCAGATAGCCGACCTGCGTTCCCCCGCCCATCAGCTCGGCAGGCAGCTGAACCTTCCTCCGTCCTACGTCCTGATACACCGGGTGACGCTGAGCACGATCGGGGTGCTGTGCCAGCTCGGCGCGACGGTCCGGATGCGCGACGAACTCGAAGCGTGGCTGCCAGGGTTCCTCGTGGAGGAGGAGGCCCTGGACGCGGTGGACGCGGGGTACGCCGATGAGGAGGGCGATCCGGAGCGGGCGGGCGACGCCGTCGAGGCGTAG
- a CDS encoding TerD family protein produces MAREFQRGHKAKISDLTAGTDLYVGVQIAAPGLTFDISCFGLDANEQLSDDRYFIFFNQPKSPEESIQLLGAQSGDTESFRVTLDRVPATIQKLSFTATLDGAGQMSQIGPGYIRIVAGGEEVVRYSFTGSEFTTERAVMLGDFYLKDVWRFAAVGQGFDGGLEALLKNFGGEVAEEAPSAAAPAAAPGFAPPAQADAPPTFGAPAAQQPAPSFGAPSAPQAQQPAPSFGAPAAPTPPPAPQQPVHAAPTLAAPTAPQAPQPPVTPSPYGQPQQPQFGQAPGQGAPPAAPFGQQPPAFGQQPPAAYGQPAPSPYGQQPPGAPQGVPQGVPAAGAGLLAALQPYKETATGQRWTPQNQQLMRVDLTMGGAGVLARQGSMVMYQGKVDFGYKSAGFVGRAVGNATGQEMQLMRCTGRGQVFLAEEGSHLHPIELQGDAICVSAESVLAFDESLQYEVRRVEGHGIPGGALFTMQFHGTGTVVVKTHGTPVVLPVTPTTFADCNAVVAWSAASQVIVSSQVRLRRNAYPGHSGETVNLQFRGAPGNFIVVQPYEV; encoded by the coding sequence ATGGCCAGGGAATTTCAACGCGGCCACAAGGCCAAGATCAGTGATCTCACGGCAGGGACGGATCTGTACGTAGGTGTGCAGATCGCGGCTCCGGGGCTGACTTTCGACATCAGCTGCTTCGGCCTCGACGCCAACGAGCAGCTCTCCGACGACCGGTATTTCATCTTCTTCAACCAGCCGAAATCGCCCGAGGAGTCCATCCAGCTCCTTGGTGCGCAGTCCGGTGACACCGAGTCCTTCCGCGTCACGCTCGACCGCGTTCCGGCGACCATCCAGAAGCTCTCCTTCACCGCGACGCTCGACGGCGCGGGGCAGATGTCCCAGATCGGTCCGGGGTACATCCGGATCGTCGCGGGCGGCGAGGAGGTGGTGCGGTACTCCTTCACCGGATCGGAGTTCACCACCGAGCGCGCGGTGATGCTCGGCGACTTCTACCTGAAGGACGTCTGGCGTTTCGCCGCCGTCGGCCAGGGTTTCGACGGCGGTCTCGAAGCGCTCCTGAAGAACTTCGGCGGCGAGGTCGCCGAGGAGGCGCCTTCCGCCGCGGCCCCCGCCGCCGCACCGGGCTTCGCCCCGCCGGCCCAGGCCGACGCGCCCCCGACCTTCGGTGCGCCGGCCGCCCAGCAGCCCGCCCCGTCCTTCGGTGCCCCGTCCGCGCCCCAGGCCCAGCAGCCCGCCCCGTCCTTCGGCGCCCCGGCCGCACCCACGCCGCCGCCCGCGCCTCAGCAGCCGGTCCACGCGGCGCCGACGCTCGCGGCCCCGACGGCTCCCCAGGCGCCGCAGCCTCCCGTGACCCCGTCACCGTACGGGCAGCCGCAGCAGCCGCAGTTCGGCCAGGCCCCCGGCCAGGGCGCCCCGCCCGCCGCGCCCTTCGGTCAGCAGCCCCCCGCCTTCGGCCAGCAGCCCCCCGCCGCCTACGGTCAGCCCGCCCCGTCCCCGTACGGTCAGCAGCCCCCGGGCGCTCCGCAGGGTGTTCCCCAGGGCGTGCCGGCTGCGGGCGCCGGGCTCCTGGCGGCCTTGCAGCCGTACAAGGAGACCGCGACCGGCCAGCGGTGGACCCCGCAGAACCAGCAGCTCATGCGGGTCGACCTGACCATGGGCGGAGCTGGGGTGCTGGCCCGCCAGGGCAGCATGGTGATGTACCAGGGCAAGGTGGACTTCGGCTACAAGAGCGCCGGTTTCGTCGGCCGGGCCGTGGGGAACGCCACCGGCCAGGAGATGCAGCTGATGCGCTGTACCGGCCGTGGCCAGGTCTTCCTCGCCGAGGAGGGTTCGCATCTGCACCCGATCGAGCTGCAGGGCGACGCCATCTGCGTCTCCGCCGAGAGCGTCCTCGCCTTCGACGAGTCCCTCCAGTACGAGGTCCGCCGGGTCGAGGGACACGGCATCCCCGGCGGCGCGCTGTTCACCATGCAGTTCCACGGCACCGGCACGGTGGTCGTGAAGACGCACGGCACCCCGGTCGTCCTGCCGGTCACGCCCACCACGTTCGCCGACTGCAACGCCGTCGTCGCCTGGTCGGCCGCCTCCCAGGTGATCGTCTCCAGCCAGGTCCGGCTGCGCCGCAACGCCTACCCCGGCCACAGCGGGGAGACCGTGAACCTCCAGTTCCGGGGAGCCCCCGGCAACTTCATCGTCGTCCAGCCCTACGAGGTCTGA
- a CDS encoding ATP-dependent DNA helicase UvrD2 produces MPHPCGQPPLPPPRTWQHGRVTAATHSTLFPQVPETPDAVLDGLDPEQREVALALHGPVCVLAGAGTGKTRAITHRIAYGVRAGILQPATVLAVTFTNRAAGEMRGRLRQLGATGVQARTFHSAALRQLQYFWPKAVGGELPRLLERKVQLVSEAAARCQIRLDRNELRDATSEIEWAKVTQTVPADYPAAVAKALRDAPRDPAELSQIYSTYEQLKRDRSVIDFEDVLLLLVGILQDRADIADHVRGQYQHFVVDEYQDVSPLQQRLLDLWVGDRDDLCVVGDASQTIYSFTGATPDHLLNFRTRHPGATVVKLVRDYRSTPQVVHLANGLLSQASGRAADHRLELVSQRDKGPEPVYTEYGDEPTEAESTARRIRDLIAAGVPAGEIAVLYRVNSQSEVYEQALADAGVPYQLRGAERFFERAEVREAGTALRGAARAGGNDSLLDGAEDLASQVRAVLSTKGWTTRPPAGSGAVRDRWESLAALVRLAEDFEAARPGATLTELVRELDERAAAQHAPTVQGVTLASLHAAKGLEWDAVFLVGLTEGMMPIAYARTDEQVEEERRLLYVGITRARVHLSLSWALSRSPGGRASRRPTRFLNGLRPGSGAAGARGGAGGGGGIDRGTGRAGANRAPAVERKPRSPVRCRVCGRTLTDAGEMKLMRCEDCPSDMDEALYERLHDWRAAQAALLGQPDYCVFTEKTLMAIAETVPSTAGELVVIAGVGNRKLSRFGTDVLAICAGEAVGDGTEEGSGET; encoded by the coding sequence ATGCCTCACCCCTGTGGACAACCGCCGCTTCCGCCCCCGCGGACCTGGCAGCATGGCAGGGTGACAGCAGCAACGCACTCCACCCTCTTCCCGCAGGTTCCCGAGACCCCGGACGCCGTGCTCGACGGGCTCGACCCCGAGCAGCGCGAGGTGGCCCTCGCCCTGCACGGACCGGTGTGCGTGCTGGCCGGAGCCGGTACGGGCAAGACCCGCGCGATCACCCACCGCATCGCGTACGGGGTGCGCGCCGGCATCCTCCAGCCGGCCACCGTGCTCGCCGTCACCTTCACCAACCGGGCCGCCGGCGAGATGCGGGGCCGCCTCCGCCAGCTCGGCGCGACCGGTGTCCAGGCGCGGACCTTCCACTCCGCCGCGCTCCGGCAGCTCCAGTATTTCTGGCCGAAAGCAGTCGGTGGGGAACTGCCCCGGCTGCTGGAGCGGAAGGTGCAGCTGGTCTCCGAGGCGGCCGCCCGCTGCCAGATCCGGCTCGACCGGAACGAGCTGCGGGACGCCACCAGCGAGATCGAGTGGGCCAAGGTCACCCAGACCGTCCCGGCCGACTATCCGGCCGCCGTCGCCAAGGCCCTGCGGGACGCGCCCCGCGACCCGGCGGAGCTCTCCCAGATCTACTCCACGTACGAGCAGCTCAAGCGCGACCGTTCGGTGATCGACTTCGAGGACGTGCTGCTGCTCCTGGTCGGCATCCTCCAGGACCGGGCCGACATCGCGGACCATGTGCGCGGCCAGTACCAGCACTTCGTGGTCGACGAGTACCAGGACGTGAGCCCGCTCCAGCAGCGGCTGCTCGACCTCTGGGTCGGGGACCGGGACGACCTCTGCGTCGTCGGCGACGCCAGCCAGACGATCTACTCCTTCACCGGGGCCACCCCCGACCACCTGCTGAACTTCCGCACCCGCCACCCCGGCGCGACCGTCGTCAAGCTGGTCCGCGACTACCGCTCCACCCCCCAGGTCGTCCACCTGGCCAACGGTCTGCTGAGCCAGGCCAGCGGCCGGGCCGCCGACCACCGCCTGGAGCTGGTCTCGCAGCGCGACAAGGGCCCCGAGCCGGTCTACACGGAGTACGGCGACGAGCCCACCGAGGCCGAGTCCACCGCCCGCCGCATCCGCGACCTCATCGCCGCGGGCGTTCCGGCCGGAGAGATCGCCGTGCTCTACCGGGTCAACTCCCAGTCCGAGGTCTACGAGCAGGCCCTCGCCGACGCCGGGGTGCCCTACCAGCTGCGCGGCGCCGAGCGGTTCTTCGAGCGGGCCGAGGTCCGCGAGGCCGGCACCGCGCTGCGCGGCGCGGCCCGCGCCGGGGGCAACGACTCCCTGCTCGACGGGGCCGAGGACCTGGCCTCCCAGGTCCGGGCGGTGCTGTCCACGAAAGGCTGGACCACCCGGCCCCCTGCCGGTTCGGGCGCCGTGCGCGACCGCTGGGAGTCGCTGGCCGCGCTGGTCCGCCTGGCGGAGGACTTCGAGGCGGCCAGGCCGGGAGCGACCCTCACCGAACTGGTCCGGGAGCTGGACGAGCGGGCGGCTGCCCAGCACGCGCCCACCGTCCAGGGCGTCACGCTGGCCTCCCTGCACGCCGCGAAGGGCCTGGAGTGGGACGCCGTGTTCCTGGTCGGCCTGACCGAGGGCATGATGCCGATCGCCTACGCCAGGACCGACGAGCAGGTCGAGGAGGAACGCCGCCTGCTGTACGTCGGCATCACCCGCGCCCGCGTCCACCTCTCGCTGTCCTGGGCGCTCTCCCGGTCCCCGGGCGGCCGGGCGAGCCGTCGGCCCACCCGCTTCCTGAACGGGCTGCGTCCCGGCTCGGGGGCGGCGGGCGCGCGGGGCGGGGCCGGGGGCGGCGGAGGCATCGACCGGGGCACCGGCCGGGCCGGGGCGAACCGGGCGCCGGCGGTCGAGCGCAAGCCCAGGAGCCCGGTGCGGTGCCGGGTCTGCGGGCGGACGCTCACCGACGCCGGCGAGATGAAGCTGATGCGCTGCGAGGACTGCCCCTCGGACATGGACGAGGCGCTGTACGAGCGGCTGCACGACTGGCGCGCCGCCCAGGCGGCGCTGCTGGGCCAGCCCGACTACTGCGTGTTCACCGAGAAGACGCTCATGGCGATCGCCGAGACCGTCCCGTCCACCGCGGGCGAGCTCGTCGTCATCGCGGGCGTCGGCAACCGTAAGTTGAGCCGTTTCGGCACCGATGTCCTGGCCATCTGCGCAGGTGAGGCGGTTGGTGACGGGACCGAGGAAGGCTCCGGCGAGACCTGA
- the nudC gene encoding NAD(+) diphosphatase: MSTFDNATADRPIGLTAPSGIDRAAHHRLDEAWLSVAWSHPTTRVFVVSGGQVLIDDTPDGGTEIVMTPAFEAPVTETHRYFLGTDETGVSYFALQKDSLPGRMDQSARPAGLREAGLLLGPRDAGLMVHAVALENWQRLHRFCSRCGERTVIAAAGHIRRCQACGAEHYPRTDPAVIMLVTDDQDRALLGRQVHWPEGRFSTLAGFVEPGESIEQSVAREVYEEAGITVGEVEYIASQPWPFPSSLMLGFMARATSFDIQVDGEEIEEARWFSREDLTAAFDSGEVMPPFGISIAARLIELWYGKPLPKPGSVKRTA; this comes from the coding sequence GTGAGCACCTTCGACAACGCCACCGCAGACCGCCCGATCGGCCTCACCGCGCCGAGCGGCATCGACCGCGCGGCCCACCACCGCCTCGACGAGGCGTGGCTGTCCGTGGCGTGGAGCCACCCGACGACCCGCGTCTTCGTCGTCTCCGGCGGCCAGGTGCTGATCGACGACACCCCCGACGGGGGCACCGAGATCGTCATGACCCCGGCCTTCGAGGCCCCGGTCACCGAGACCCACCGGTACTTCCTCGGCACCGACGAGACGGGCGTCAGCTACTTCGCCCTCCAGAAGGACTCGCTGCCCGGCCGCATGGACCAGTCGGCCCGCCCGGCCGGACTGCGCGAGGCCGGCCTCCTGCTCGGCCCCCGCGACGCGGGGCTCATGGTGCACGCCGTCGCCCTGGAGAACTGGCAGCGCCTGCACCGCTTCTGCTCGCGCTGCGGCGAGCGCACCGTCATCGCGGCGGCCGGGCACATCCGCCGCTGCCAGGCATGCGGGGCCGAGCACTACCCCCGTACCGACCCGGCGGTCATCATGCTGGTCACCGACGACCAGGACCGGGCCCTGCTGGGCCGGCAGGTGCACTGGCCGGAGGGGCGGTTCTCCACGCTCGCCGGGTTCGTCGAGCCGGGGGAGTCGATCGAGCAGTCCGTGGCCCGCGAGGTGTACGAGGAGGCCGGGATCACGGTCGGCGAGGTCGAGTACATCGCCAGCCAGCCGTGGCCGTTCCCCTCCAGCCTCATGCTCGGCTTCATGGCGCGGGCGACCTCCTTCGACATCCAGGTCGACGGAGAGGAGATCGAGGAGGCCCGCTGGTTCTCCCGCGAGGACCTCACCGCTGCCTTCGACTCCGGCGAGGTCATGCCCCCGTTCGGCATCTCGATCGCGGCCCGCCTGATCGAACTCTGGTACGGCAAGCCGCTCCCGAAGCCCGGCAGCGTGAAGCGGACCGCCTGA
- a CDS encoding WhiB family transcriptional regulator translates to MPIETHAPSVPLTAPISPPGSTEDSTLTPLTTLTALDDAIENLGVPVPCRSYDPEVFFAESPADVEYAKSLCRTCPLVEACLAGAKDRREPWGVWGGELFVQGVVVARKRPRGRPRKNPVAA, encoded by the coding sequence GTGCCCATCGAGACGCACGCCCCGTCAGTACCGCTCACCGCCCCGATCTCGCCGCCCGGCTCCACGGAGGACTCCACCTTGACCCCGCTCACCACGCTCACCGCGCTCGACGACGCCATCGAGAACCTCGGCGTTCCGGTTCCCTGCCGCTCCTACGACCCGGAGGTCTTCTTCGCCGAGTCGCCCGCCGACGTCGAGTACGCCAAGTCCCTCTGCCGCACCTGCCCGCTCGTCGAGGCCTGCCTCGCCGGGGCGAAGGACCGCCGCGAGCCGTGGGGTGTCTGGGGCGGTGAGCTCTTCGTCCAGGGTGTCGTCGTCGCCCGCAAGCGGCCCCGTGGCCGTCCGCGCAAGAACCCGGTCGCAGCGTGA